The following is a genomic window from Deinococcus aerophilus.
CCTACCGCGAACGCGGCGCCCTGAAGTTGCTGAGCTTCGACCCGGGCTTGTTTCAGCCTCGGGTGGTCAGTGCGCCGCCGGGCCGGGCGCTGGGCGTGGCCGAACTGGTGAAGTCGGTCGCCGGGGTGGCCGGGATCAACGGCGGCTATTTTGACCCGGCGAGCAGCCTGCCGGTCGATCTGGTGGCGGTGGGCGGCCTGATGACGGCCGGCAGCCTGGAACGGCGGGCCACCGTGGGATTCACGGCCCAGGGCCAGACCCTGTTCGGCTATCCGAGGCCGCGGTATGTCCTCAGCAGTCCCGAGTTTGGCAGCGTCACCGTGAACAGCGTCAAGGCGCGGCCCGACGCCAGCCTGCTGACCGCCTTCGTGGGCGACGGGCGCACCCCGGTGGGCGCGGGCACACTGACCACCCTGCTCGTCTCTCCCGGCAGCGCCGCCGTCACGCGCGCCGTGAGCGGCCAGATCATCCCGCCCGCCGGGATGCTCGCGCTGACCTTCGACCCGGCCCGCTTTCCGGCGCTGCCCCGGGTGGCCGGCGCTCCCCTGAAGGTCACCCTGAACTGGCAGGCCACCGACGCTCCCTGGGACAGCGCCGTGGACGCCCTGAGCGCGGGGCCGCTGCTCGTGCAGGGGGGCAAGGTTGCCATCGATCCCCGCCGCGAGGGTTTCAATACGGCGGGCAGCATCTGGCGGCCGACCCGGCAGTCGGCGCTGGGGGTTCTGAACGGCCAGCCCACCATTGCCTACTTCGATTTCGGAACCCCCGAGGCCTTTGCCGCTGCGCTGGCCGGGGCCGGCGTGCGCGACGCCGTGCGCATGGACAGCGGCAGCAGCGCGACGGCCTACCTGCGCGGCGGCTACGCCGACCTGGGCGCGTACCTCAACACCGTCTGGAGCCGCCCGGTGCCCAACGCCATCGTCTTCGTACCGCGCGGCACGGCGATCCGTTAGGTACGGGGACTGCACCCCCTTTCGCCCGGAACATATTTTCCGGGGTTTTTAGCACCAAGACAGAATTCATCTTCTGCGCCTACACTGGGGCATCTGGGGGTCAGATGCAGAAAGATCGTTTTATCGTCCTGCGACAGGACACCGCCACGTCCACCTACACTTCTCTTGCCGACACCGCCCTCGCCGACACCTTGACTGGCAACCGGGCCGACGCCGCCGAACGGCGCGCAGAGCTGGGGCTGGAGCGCTCGGGCGTTCCTGCGCCCACTCCCCTGCGGCTGGAGGTTCAGACCCTGGACCGCCGCGCATGGCCTGAACTGCTGCAGGAGTCGGCGGTGCGCTCGGCCGCGCCGAGCATCCCCATGCGCCTGATTCGCCCGGTGCGGCGCTCGGAGGCCGTGGACGTGCAGGCCGACGGCCCGACCTGGGGGGTGCGGGCAGTGCGGGCCGACTCCAGCCCCCACAGCGGCCGTGGCGTGACCGTCGCCGTTCTCGACACGGGCATTGATCCCGAGCACCCGGCCTTTGCGGGCGTCGAATTGATCCGGCGCGACTTCACCCTGCCGGGCGGGGACCAGGATGGTGGGGTGGATGCCGAGGGCCACGGCACGCACTGCGCCGGCACCATCTTTGGACGCGAGGTCGACGGGCGGCGCATCGGCGTGGCCCCCGGCGTGGAGCGGGCGCTGATCGGACGGGTGCTCGGCGCCGACGGCAGCGGCAGCAGTGAGGGCATCGCCCGCGCGCTGACCTGGGCGGTGGGCCTGCGCGCCCATGTGATGAGCATGTCACTGGGCATGGACTTTCCCGGTCGGGTGGCCGAGCTGATCCGGCGCGGATTGCCGGCCGAGCTGGCCACCTCACAGGCGCTGCTGGACTACCGCGCCAACCTCGAGCTGTTCGCCGCGCTCGCGAGCTACGCCCGCGCCCTGGGCGGAGACGCCACCCCCACCCTGCTGATTGCCGCCGCCGGCAACGAGAGCCGCCGCCAGCAGAACCCGGACTGGGAGGTCGGGGTGGCCCCGCCCGCCACCGCCGCCGGCTTTCTCTCGGTGGCGGCGCTGGGGCAGGGCCAGAACGGCGCTCCGCGTCAGGACCTGAAGGTCGCTCCCTTTTCCAACACCGGCGCGACCTTCAGCGGCCCCGGAGTGGACATCGTGTCGGCCAAAGCAGGCGGCGGCCTGACCCGCATGAGCGGCACGAGCATGGCAACTCCCCACGTCGCCGGTGTCGCGGCGCTGTGGTTCGAGCGGCTGATCGCGGCGGACGACCTGACCCGCGAGACCATCGACACCCGCCTCAAGGCGAGCGCCACCCGGGAACCCCTGGTGGCGGACGTGGACCGGCTGGACGTGGGGCTGGGACTGGTCCAGACACCGCAATAACCGCAGGCAGCCTCCAGGAGCAGCAACCCGGAACTGTTCCCTTCCCCGGAGGCCTGGGCCCCCGGTCACTCTGGCCTCCTCCCTAGGCCCCGACCCGCAGCAGTTCCAGCAACCGCAGATAGGCCTGCGCCGTGACCTGCACGTCGCCGTAGCTGCGGTGGCGTCCGCCGGGGGCGAAACTCAGGCCCAGCCGCTCGGCGAGCACCGTCAGGTTGTGGGCCCGCTCCCTGGGAAAGGCGCGGCGTGAGAGCTGCACGGTGCAGTACTCCGCCGCTGGCCGCCACTCCAGACCGTGACGCCGGGCATTGGCCCGCATGAAGCCGCCGTCAAAGCCGATGTTGTGCGCGACCACCGCCGAGGGGCCCACGAACTCCAGAAACGCGGGCAGCACCTCGGCCATGTGCGGCGCGTCCCGGACCATGTCGTTGCTGATGCCGTGAACCTGCTGGGCACGCCAGGGAATCAGCAGGGGCTCGCCCGCCGCGGTGGTGGGCCGCACCAGGGTCTCGAACTTCTGGGTCTCCTCCACGCGGCCGTCAATGATGCGCACCGCGCCGATTTCCACCACCGCGTCGCGCTCCGGCGAGAGGCCCGTGGTTTCCAGGTCGAACACGACGACATTCACGCCGAGCAGGGTAGCGCGACCGGCCAGCCGGAATGTGGCCGCTGGGCACCCTACGCTCCGGCTTTCCCCATCAACGCGCCCACCGCCTCCTCCTTGCCCTTGGCCTCCACCTCAATCCACGGCACGTCGAAGTAGGCAGACGGCAGATGCGTGATCAGGTGGCTGTGGCGGCGGTCATGCGGCCCCTCGATGCCGTTGGACAGGTGAACCACCTGCCACTCTGGCGGCGTCCAGGTCTCCCGCGCCCGCAGGACCCATTCGCGCACGGCGGGATCGTCCTGATCGGGCAGTTTGTCGTGGACGACGTGGTGGTGGGCGTCATAGACAAGCGGCAGGCCCGCTGCCTGACAGACCGGCAGCAGGTCGGCGGGGCCGTAGGCGCGTTCGTCGTTTTCCAGGCCCAGGCGCAGGCGCACGCCGTCGGGCAGGTCAGGAATGACGGCCGTCAGTTCGGCGGCGCGCCCTCCCTTGCCCCCGTGCAGCAGCAGCAGGTTCCACGGACTGCGCTCCAGGCCCAGGCCGTCCATCACGCGGGCGTGCGCGATCAGGGCATGAACGCTGCGGGCGCGCACCTCGGGGCGGTCACTGTTCAGCACGATGAACTGCTCGGGATGGATCAGCACGCGGATGCCGCGCGTGGTAAACGCCTCCCCCGCCCCGCGCAGTGAGGGGGCGAGCGAGGCCAGGACCGCCGCGCCGGTGTCGTCGCCCTCCAGATCCAGCATGGGAAACAGACTGGAACTCATGCGGTACAGGCGGATGCCGCGCGCCGCACAGAATTCGGCGGCCCCGCGCAGCCGGGCAATGTTGTCGGTGTACAGGTCAAGCAGTTTGGCCTCGCGCTCGGCGGGCGACAGGGCGCGGTAACGGCTCAGGGTGACCGTGCGGAAGCGCACCTCCGGCCCCACCGTCATGCACACCAGACCGTAGGTGGGCCGGGGCAACCCGCTCATGCCCGGTTCTCCGGGGTGGCAGTCTTCGCGGCGGCGCGGCAGCGGTCCGAGCAGTAGCGTACGTTCTCCCAGTCACGCTCCCACTTCTTGCGCCACGAAAAGGGCCGGCCGCACACCGCGCATACCTTGCTCGCCCGCTCGGAGGGCGGACGTCCTCCGCCAAAGGCCTTCTTTTCAGTTCTGCCGGGCATGGTCCACCTCCAGTCCGGCCAGCACCCGTTGCGCCAGATCGTCCGGGGCGTCCTGCGAGGTGACATGCAGGGTCAGGACGTCGGCCTCGTCCGGTCCCGGCAATTCCAGGGTCTGCAGCTGAGAAGGCAGCAGATCCAGGTGGGCGTAATGGCCCGACCGGTGCCGCAGGCGGGCCGCCAGCAGTTCGGCTGGAACGTGCAGGAAAACGAACTGCGCCCCCGGCACGCGCAGCACGTCGCGGTAACTGTGCCGCAACGAAGAGCACGCCAGAATCACCCGCGGCAGGGCGAGCAGTTCGGCGCGCAGGCGGGCCAGCCAAGGCGCGCGGTCGGCGTCCGTCAGACCCTCTCCGGCAGCCATTTTGGCCTTCGCTGCGGGCGTGTGAAAATCGTCGCCGTCCAGAAAGGGCCAGCCGGTGCGGGCAGACAGCGCGTGGCCCAGCGCCGTCTTGCCGCTGCCCGACACCCCCATCAGGATCATTCTCATCCCCCGCAGTCTGGCGCAGGCCCGGCGGCGAAACACAAGAAGCGGCAGAAGACTGTCTTTAGAGGTGGGCCTTTAAAGACAAGACGGAGCGGTCCCTTCCAGCATGCGGCCAGCGCCCTACCGTGCCAGCGCCGCGTGGGCCTCCAGCAACAGTTCCTCGGTCTCGGCCCAACCCACGCAGCCGTCG
Proteins encoded in this region:
- a CDS encoding S8 family peptidase, with product MQKDRFIVLRQDTATSTYTSLADTALADTLTGNRADAAERRAELGLERSGVPAPTPLRLEVQTLDRRAWPELLQESAVRSAAPSIPMRLIRPVRRSEAVDVQADGPTWGVRAVRADSSPHSGRGVTVAVLDTGIDPEHPAFAGVELIRRDFTLPGGDQDGGVDAEGHGTHCAGTIFGREVDGRRIGVAPGVERALIGRVLGADGSGSSEGIARALTWAVGLRAHVMSMSLGMDFPGRVAELIRRGLPAELATSQALLDYRANLELFAALASYARALGGDATPTLLIAAAGNESRRQQNPDWEVGVAPPATAAGFLSVAALGQGQNGAPRQDLKVAPFSNTGATFSGPGVDIVSAKAGGGLTRMSGTSMATPHVAGVAALWFERLIAADDLTRETIDTRLKASATREPLVADVDRLDVGLGLVQTPQ
- a CDS encoding 3'-5' exonuclease, giving the protein MNVVVFDLETTGLSPERDAVVEIGAVRIIDGRVEETQKFETLVRPTTAAGEPLLIPWRAQQVHGISNDMVRDAPHMAEVLPAFLEFVGPSAVVAHNIGFDGGFMRANARRHGLEWRPAAEYCTVQLSRRAFPRERAHNLTVLAERLGLSFAPGGRHRSYGDVQVTAQAYLRLLELLRVGA
- the uvsE gene encoding UV DNA damage repair endonuclease UvsE; amino-acid sequence: MSGLPRPTYGLVCMTVGPEVRFRTVTLSRYRALSPAEREAKLLDLYTDNIARLRGAAEFCAARGIRLYRMSSSLFPMLDLEGDDTGAAVLASLAPSLRGAGEAFTTRGIRVLIHPEQFIVLNSDRPEVRARSVHALIAHARVMDGLGLERSPWNLLLLHGGKGGRAAELTAVIPDLPDGVRLRLGLENDERAYGPADLLPVCQAAGLPLVYDAHHHVVHDKLPDQDDPAVREWVLRARETWTPPEWQVVHLSNGIEGPHDRRHSHLITHLPSAYFDVPWIEVEAKGKEEAVGALMGKAGA
- a CDS encoding DUF2256 domain-containing protein, with protein sequence MPGRTEKKAFGGGRPPSERASKVCAVCGRPFSWRKKWERDWENVRYCSDRCRAAAKTATPENRA
- a CDS encoding gluconokinase — encoded protein: MRMILMGVSGSGKTALGHALSARTGWPFLDGDDFHTPAAKAKMAAGEGLTDADRAPWLARLRAELLALPRVILACSSLRHSYRDVLRVPGAQFVFLHVPAELLAARLRHRSGHYAHLDLLPSQLQTLELPGPDEADVLTLHVTSQDAPDDLAQRVLAGLEVDHARQN